From Nicotiana tabacum cultivar K326 chromosome 15, ASM71507v2, whole genome shotgun sequence, the proteins below share one genomic window:
- the LOC107761991 gene encoding polyadenylate-binding protein 2-like isoform X1 codes for MAQIQVQHQSPVAGGNGVVAAAVGGAAAVATPGGLTSTSLYVGDLEFNVTDSQLYDLFNQVGQVVSVRVCRDLSTRRSLGYGYVNYSNPNDASRAMEMLNFTPVNGKSIRVMYSHRDPTLRKSGSANIFIKNLDKSIDNKALHDTFSSFGNILSCKIATDSNGQSKGYGFVQYDNEESAQGAIDKLNGMLMNDKQVYVGHFLRKQERESTTGMTKFQNVYVKNLSESTTDDELKKVFGEFGNITSAVVMRDADGKSKCFGFINFETAEDAAKAVESLNGKKFDDKEWYVGKAQKKSEREQELKSKFEQTAKEAVDKYQGLNLYVKNLDDTIDDEKLKELFSEFGTITSCKVMRDPSGISRGSGFVAFSTSEEASRALSEMNGKMIVSKPLYVALAQRKEERRAKLQLVQAQFSQLRPVAMPPSLAPRMPIYPPGAPGIGQQLFYGQGPPAMIPPQAGFGYQQQLVPGMRPGGAPMPNFFMPLVQQGQQGQRPGGRRGAGPVQQTQQPMPLMQQQMLPRGRMYRYPPGRNGPEGPMPGVPGGMLSVPYDMGGMLPRDSAMGQPMPISTLASALANAPPEQQRTMLGESLYPLVDQLEHEHAAKVTGMLLEMDQTEVLHLLESPEALKAKVAEAMEVLRNVQQTTNPADQLASLSLNDNLVS; via the exons ATGGCGCAGATTCAGGTTCAGCACCAGAGTCCGGTGGCGGGAGGAAATGGTGTGGTGGCTGCTGCTGTTGGTGGCGCCGCCGCCGTAGCTACTCCAGGTGGTTTAACGTCGACGTCGCTGTACGTAGGGGACTTGGAGTTTAACGTGACGGATTCGCAGCTGTACGATCTGTTCAACCAAGTCGGTCAGGTTGTTTCGGTTAGGGTTTGTAGGGACCTGAGTACTAGGAGATCCCTTGGTTATGGTTACGTTAACTACAGCAACCCTAATGATG CTTCAAGGGCAATGGAGATGTTGAACTTCACTCCTGTTAATGGAAAGTCCATCAGGGTGATGTACTCTCATAGGGATCCCACTCTTCGCAAGAGTGGATCAGCAAATATATTTATCAAG AACTTGGACAAGTCAATTGACAACAAAGCTTTACATGACACATTTTCAAGCTTTGGCAACATTCTTTCTTGCAAAATAGCTACTGATTCTAATGGCCAGTCAAAGGGTTATGGTTTTGTACAATACGACAATGAAGAATCTGCTCAAGGTGCCATAGATAAGTTAAATGGTATGCTCATGAATGATAAGCAAGTATATGTTGGGCATTTTCTCCGCAAACAGGAAAGAGAATCTACAACCGGCATGACAAAATTCCAAAATGTCTATGTCAAAAATTTGTCAGAGTCTACGACTGATGATGAGCTGAAGAAAGTTTTTGGTGAGTTCGGGAACATTACTAGTGCAGTAGTGATGAGAGATGCAGATGGAAAATCCAAGTGTTTTGGGTTCATCAATTTTGAAACTGCAGAGGATGCTGCTAAGGCTGTTGAATCCTTAAATGGAAAAAAATTTGATGATAAAGAGTGGTATGTTGGGAAAGCACAGAAGAAATCTGAAAGAGAGCAAGAATTGAAAAGCAAGTTTGAGCAAACTGCCAAGGAGGCGGTTGATAAATACCAAGGTCTTAACTTGTATGTAAAAAATTTGGATGACACCATTGATGATGAGAAGCTCAAGGAACTTTTTTCAGAGTTCGGTACAATAACTTCATGCAAG GTTATGCGGGATCCAAGTGGAATCAGCAGGGGGTCTGGATTTGTTGCCTTCTCCACTTCCGAAGAAGCTTCCAGAGCT ctTTCTGAGATGAATGGGAAAATGATAGTTAGCAAGCCACTCTATGTTGCACTAGCACAGcggaaagaggagagaagagcAAAGTTGCAG TTGGTACAGGCACAATTTTCACAACTGCGACCAGTGGCAATGCCCCCATCGCTTGCTCCTCGCATGCCAATCTACCCTCCTGGTGCTCCTGGGATTGGACAGCAACTATTTTATGGGCAAGGTCCCCCTGCTATGATTCCTCCCCAG GCTGGGTTTGGCTATCAACAACAGCTTGTGCCTGGGATGCGTCCTGGAGGAGCTCCTATGCCGAACTTCTTCATGCCCTTAGTCCAACAAGGACAACAGGGCCAGCGTCCAGGTGGTCGACGAGGAGCGGGGCCTGTGCAACAAACTCAACAGCCTATGCCCTTGATGCAGCAGCAG ATGCTCCCTAGGGGAAGAATGTACCGCTATCCACCAGGACGTAATGGACCAGAGGGGCCAATGCCAGGAGTTCCTGGGGGTATGCTTTCTGTTCCATATGACATGGGTGGCATGCTTCCTCGTGATTCTGCAATGGGACAGCCTATGCCAATTTCAACATTGGCTTCTGCCCTTGCAAATGCACCACCTGAACAGCAGAGGACG ATGTTGGGTGAAAGTTTGTACCCACTTGTTGATCAGCTGGAGCACGAGCATGCAGCAAAGGTTACAGGCATGCTTCTTGAAATGGATCAGACTGAGGTTTTGCATCTGCTTGAATCACCAGAGGCTCTGAAGGCTAAAGTTGCTGAGGCTATGGAAGTTCTGAGGAATGTTCAGCAGACTACCAACCCGGCTGACCAACTTGCCTCACTTTCCCTCAATGACAACCTTGTTTCTTGA
- the LOC107761991 gene encoding polyadenylate-binding protein 2-like codes for MAQIQVQHQSPVAGGNGVVAAAVGGAAAVATPGGLTSTSLYVGDLEFNVTDSQLYDLFNQVGQVVSVRVCRDLSTRRSLGYGYVNYSNPNDASRAMEMLNFTPVNGKSIRVMYSHRDPTLRKSGSANIFIKNLDKSIDNKALHDTFSSFGNILSCKIATDSNGQSKGYGFVQYDNEESAQGAIDKLNGMLMNDKQVYVGHFLRKQERESTTGMTKFQNVYVKNLSESTTDDELKKVFGEFGNITSAVVMRDADGKSKCFGFINFETAEDAAKAVESLNGKKFDDKEWYVGKAQKKSEREQELKSKFEQTAKEAVDKYQGLNLYVKNLDDTIDDEKLKELFSEFGTITSCKVMRDPSGISRGSGFVAFSTSEEASRALSEMNGKMIVSKPLYVALAQRKEERRAKLQAQFSQLRPVAMPPSLAPRMPIYPPGAPGIGQQLFYGQGPPAMIPPQAGFGYQQQLVPGMRPGGAPMPNFFMPLVQQGQQGQRPGGRRGAGPVQQTQQPMPLMQQQMLPRGRMYRYPPGRNGPEGPMPGVPGGMLSVPYDMGGMLPRDSAMGQPMPISTLASALANAPPEQQRTMLGESLYPLVDQLEHEHAAKVTGMLLEMDQTEVLHLLESPEALKAKVAEAMEVLRNVQQTTNPADQLASLSLNDNLVS; via the exons ATGGCGCAGATTCAGGTTCAGCACCAGAGTCCGGTGGCGGGAGGAAATGGTGTGGTGGCTGCTGCTGTTGGTGGCGCCGCCGCCGTAGCTACTCCAGGTGGTTTAACGTCGACGTCGCTGTACGTAGGGGACTTGGAGTTTAACGTGACGGATTCGCAGCTGTACGATCTGTTCAACCAAGTCGGTCAGGTTGTTTCGGTTAGGGTTTGTAGGGACCTGAGTACTAGGAGATCCCTTGGTTATGGTTACGTTAACTACAGCAACCCTAATGATG CTTCAAGGGCAATGGAGATGTTGAACTTCACTCCTGTTAATGGAAAGTCCATCAGGGTGATGTACTCTCATAGGGATCCCACTCTTCGCAAGAGTGGATCAGCAAATATATTTATCAAG AACTTGGACAAGTCAATTGACAACAAAGCTTTACATGACACATTTTCAAGCTTTGGCAACATTCTTTCTTGCAAAATAGCTACTGATTCTAATGGCCAGTCAAAGGGTTATGGTTTTGTACAATACGACAATGAAGAATCTGCTCAAGGTGCCATAGATAAGTTAAATGGTATGCTCATGAATGATAAGCAAGTATATGTTGGGCATTTTCTCCGCAAACAGGAAAGAGAATCTACAACCGGCATGACAAAATTCCAAAATGTCTATGTCAAAAATTTGTCAGAGTCTACGACTGATGATGAGCTGAAGAAAGTTTTTGGTGAGTTCGGGAACATTACTAGTGCAGTAGTGATGAGAGATGCAGATGGAAAATCCAAGTGTTTTGGGTTCATCAATTTTGAAACTGCAGAGGATGCTGCTAAGGCTGTTGAATCCTTAAATGGAAAAAAATTTGATGATAAAGAGTGGTATGTTGGGAAAGCACAGAAGAAATCTGAAAGAGAGCAAGAATTGAAAAGCAAGTTTGAGCAAACTGCCAAGGAGGCGGTTGATAAATACCAAGGTCTTAACTTGTATGTAAAAAATTTGGATGACACCATTGATGATGAGAAGCTCAAGGAACTTTTTTCAGAGTTCGGTACAATAACTTCATGCAAG GTTATGCGGGATCCAAGTGGAATCAGCAGGGGGTCTGGATTTGTTGCCTTCTCCACTTCCGAAGAAGCTTCCAGAGCT ctTTCTGAGATGAATGGGAAAATGATAGTTAGCAAGCCACTCTATGTTGCACTAGCACAGcggaaagaggagagaagagcAAAGTTGCAG GCACAATTTTCACAACTGCGACCAGTGGCAATGCCCCCATCGCTTGCTCCTCGCATGCCAATCTACCCTCCTGGTGCTCCTGGGATTGGACAGCAACTATTTTATGGGCAAGGTCCCCCTGCTATGATTCCTCCCCAG GCTGGGTTTGGCTATCAACAACAGCTTGTGCCTGGGATGCGTCCTGGAGGAGCTCCTATGCCGAACTTCTTCATGCCCTTAGTCCAACAAGGACAACAGGGCCAGCGTCCAGGTGGTCGACGAGGAGCGGGGCCTGTGCAACAAACTCAACAGCCTATGCCCTTGATGCAGCAGCAG ATGCTCCCTAGGGGAAGAATGTACCGCTATCCACCAGGACGTAATGGACCAGAGGGGCCAATGCCAGGAGTTCCTGGGGGTATGCTTTCTGTTCCATATGACATGGGTGGCATGCTTCCTCGTGATTCTGCAATGGGACAGCCTATGCCAATTTCAACATTGGCTTCTGCCCTTGCAAATGCACCACCTGAACAGCAGAGGACG ATGTTGGGTGAAAGTTTGTACCCACTTGTTGATCAGCTGGAGCACGAGCATGCAGCAAAGGTTACAGGCATGCTTCTTGAAATGGATCAGACTGAGGTTTTGCATCTGCTTGAATCACCAGAGGCTCTGAAGGCTAAAGTTGCTGAGGCTATGGAAGTTCTGAGGAATGTTCAGCAGACTACCAACCCGGCTGACCAACTTGCCTCACTTTCCCTCAATGACAACCTTGTTTCTTGA